Proteins encoded in a region of the uncultured Paludibaculum sp. genome:
- a CDS encoding GNAT family N-acetyltransferase: MQIWCVRPEEFALLREDLIELLQDAVDSGASVGFLPPLTREAADEYWTGVEQRLRSHGLELLAARDESGILGSVQLSLPPNQNGRHRAEITKLLVHRRARRRGVGRGLMNAVEVQAAALGRKLLVLDTRKGDFAERLYAAMGYVRFGEVPRYARSASGELHTTVFFYRDLGVE; the protein is encoded by the coding sequence ATGCAGATCTGGTGTGTACGGCCCGAGGAGTTCGCGCTGTTGCGCGAGGACCTGATTGAACTTTTGCAGGATGCCGTCGACAGCGGCGCCTCAGTGGGGTTTCTGCCTCCATTGACGCGCGAGGCGGCCGATGAATACTGGACCGGCGTGGAACAGCGCCTGCGCAGTCACGGCCTGGAACTGCTGGCGGCGCGCGATGAGTCCGGGATCCTTGGCTCCGTCCAATTGTCGCTGCCGCCGAACCAGAATGGCCGCCACCGGGCGGAGATCACCAAGCTGCTGGTACACCGGAGAGCGCGGCGACGTGGCGTGGGCCGCGGGCTGATGAACGCGGTGGAGGTGCAGGCGGCGGCGCTGGGGCGCAAACTGCTGGTGCTGGATACGCGCAAAGGCGACTTCGCCGAGCGGTTGTATGCCGCGATGGGCTATGTCCGCTTCGGCGAAGTGCCTCGCTATGCACGCAGTGCCAGCGGTGAGCTGCACACCACGGTGTTTTTCTACCGCGACCTTG